One segment of Panicum virgatum strain AP13 chromosome 3K, P.virgatum_v5, whole genome shotgun sequence DNA contains the following:
- the LOC120698613 gene encoding probable beta-1,3-galactosyltransferase 8 has translation MALTERQPQPEKEKATLRARPMSGKAVVMLCATSFFVGLLLSGRTGLLTPPSSDPSGHGSRIRLFEDDCDQSRRKLEGKPDDIMKEVSRTHQAIQSLDKSVSSLEMELAVERARRNGGLGLAAPSRGLPKAFAVVGINTAFSSKRRRDALRDTWVPRGGALRRLEKDRGVVVRFVIGRRATPGGALDRAVDAEAAATGDFLRLADHVEGYHELSAKTRAYFAAAVAAWDADFYVKVDDDVHVNLGMLAARLAAHRARPRVYVGCMKSGPVLSQKGVKYHEPEYWKFGDEGNKYFRHATGQIYAISRDLASYISINQPILHRFANEDVSLGAWLLGLEVEHVDDRSLCCATPPDCEWKKQAGNVCAASFDWSCSGICKSAERMRAIHSACGEGDGAVWSAAAAV, from the exons ATG GCGCTGACCGAGAGGCAGCCGCAGccggagaaggagaaggcgacGCTGCGGGCGAGGCCGATGTCGGGGAAGGCCGTTGTCATGCTGTGCGCCACCAGCTTCTTcgtcgggctgctgctcagcgGCCGTACGGGGCTTCTGACCCCGCCGTCGAGCGACCCCTCCGGTCACGGCTCCAGGATCCGTCTCTTCGAGGACGACTGCGACCAAAGCAGGCGT AAGCTGGAGGGCAAACCGGACGACATCATGAAGGAGGTGTCAAGAACGCACCAGGCGATCCA GTCCCTGGACAAGTCGGTCTCGTCGCTGGAGATGGAGCTGGCCGTGGAGCGCGCCAGGCGGAACGGCGGGCTGGGCTTGGCGGCGCCGTCGCGGGGCCTCCCGAAGGCGTTCGCGGTGGTCGGCATCAACACGGCCTTCAGCAGCAAGCGGCGTCGCGACGCGCTGCGGGACACCTGGGTGCCCCGGGGCGGCGCGCTGCGGCGGCTGGAGAAGGACAGGGGCGTCGTGGTCCGTTTCGTGATCGGGCGCAGAGCGACGCCCGGCGGCGCGCTGGACCGCGCCGTCGACGCGGAGGCCGCGGCCACGGGGGACTTCCTGCGGCTGGCGGACCACGTGGAGGGCTACCACGAGCTGTCCGCCAAGACGCGGGCCtacttcgccgccgccgtcgccgcctgggACGCCGACTTCTACGTCAAGGTCGACGACGACGTGCACGTCAACCTGGGGATGCTGGCGGCCAGGCTCGCCGCGCACCGGGCCAGGCCCAGGGTCTACGTCGGCTGCATGAAGTCCGGCCCCGTCCTCTCGCAGAA GGGCGTGAAGTACCACGAGCCGGAGTACTGGAAGTTCGGCGACGAGGGGAACAAGTACTTCCGCCACGCCACGGGCCAGATCTACGCCATCTCCAGGGACCTCGCCTCCTACATCTCCATCAACCA GCCGATCCTGCACCGGTTCGCGAACGAGGACGTGTCGCTCGGCGCCTGGCTCCTCGGGCTGGAGGTCGAGCACGTCGACGACCGCAGCCTCTGCTGCGCCACGCCGCCAG ACTGCGAGTGGAAGAAGCAGGCCGGGAACGTGTGCGCGGCGTCCTTCGACTGGTCGTGCAGCGGCATCTGCAAGTCGGCGGAGAGGATGAGGGCCATCCACAGCGCCTGCGGCGAGGGCGACGGCGCCGtctggagcgccgccgccgccgtctga
- the LOC120698614 gene encoding uncharacterized protein LOC120698614 isoform X2 translates to MAEVEDAVGAPPTATTTESEGTTTDDEHLSPTCACGGRGPRGGRIKILCSFGGRIVPRPHDGVLKYVGGETRVLPVPRSIPFREMKKKVEEMFKTEVAAIKYQLLSLAEDLDVLVSVTCDQDLVHMLEEYDRLEAKRSPTASPRFRVYVFAPQPAAPLLSAAAPARHAGLSRLHPQHLHHHQQQHPHHHFQAERYVATVPVSPDGSPPFPAQPHGAVSAGNSPRANAVLGLGMQRVRSTPNLGALDAAAQHLQQHAADGGGVPGYVGGSPSHAGGAGRLLLHSNSFHQYQHQYTPAPAAAPHHAGRYDARGGYVRVGNYLAPMAAPPSRPVSRGGLAPHSEMVKSAIVWD, encoded by the exons ATGGCGGAGGTAGAAGACGCGGTGGgcgcgccgccgacggcgacgacgacggagtCCGAGGGCACCACCACGGACGACGAGCATCTCTCGCCGACCTGCGCCTGCGGCGGCAGGGGCCCACGCGGGGGCCGCATCAAGATCCTCTGCAGCTTCGGCGGCCGCATCGTGCCCCGCCCGCACGACGGCGTCCTCAAGTACGTCGGCGGGGAAACCCGCGTCCTCCCCGTGCCCCGATCCATCCCCTTCCGCG agatgaagaagaaggtcGAGGAGATGTTCAAGACGGAAGTGGCCGCGATCAAGTACCAGCTCCTCTCCCTCGCCGAGGACCTCGACGTGCTCGTCTCCGTCACCTGCGACCAGGACCTGGTCCACATGCTGGAGGAGTACGACCGCCTCGAGGCCAAGCGGTCGCCGACCGCGTCCCCGCGCTTCCGCGTCTACGTCTTCGCGCCgcagcccgccgcgccgctcctgtCGGCCGCCGCGCCTGCCCGCCACGCCGGCCTGTCGCGCCTCCACCCGcagcacctccaccaccaccagcagcagcacccgCACCACCACTTCCAGGCGGAGCGCTACGTGGCCACCGTGCCCGTCTCGCCGGACGGGAGCCCGCCGTTCCCGGCCCAGCCGCACGGCGCCGTCTCCGCGGGCAACTCGCCGCGCGCCAACGCCGTCCTCGGCCTCGGGATGCAGCGCGTGCGGAGCACGCCGAACCTCGGCGccctggacgcggcggcgcagcacctgcagcagcacgcggcggacggcggcggcgtgccgggCTACGTGGGCGGCTCGCCgagccacgccggcggcgcgggccgcctCCTGCTGCATTCGAACAGCTTCCACCAGTACCAGCACCAGtacacgccggcgccggcggccgcgccgcacCATGCCGGGCGGTACGACGCGCGCGGCGGGTACGTCAGGGTGGGCAACTACCTGGCGCCAATGGCGGCGCCTCCTTCCCGGCCGGTCTCGAGGGGAGGACTGGCGCCGCACAGCGAGATGGTCAAGTCTGCGATCGTGTGGGACTGA
- the LOC120698614 gene encoding uncharacterized protein LOC120698614 isoform X1, with amino-acid sequence MKRAAVSCAGLRYSAIFLLACSASACPRRARVEWSRTMAEVEDAVGAPPTATTTESEGTTTDDEHLSPTCACGGRGPRGGRIKILCSFGGRIVPRPHDGVLKYVGGETRVLPVPRSIPFREMKKKVEEMFKTEVAAIKYQLLSLAEDLDVLVSVTCDQDLVHMLEEYDRLEAKRSPTASPRFRVYVFAPQPAAPLLSAAAPARHAGLSRLHPQHLHHHQQQHPHHHFQAERYVATVPVSPDGSPPFPAQPHGAVSAGNSPRANAVLGLGMQRVRSTPNLGALDAAAQHLQQHAADGGGVPGYVGGSPSHAGGAGRLLLHSNSFHQYQHQYTPAPAAAPHHAGRYDARGGYVRVGNYLAPMAAPPSRPVSRGGLAPHSEMVKSAIVWD; translated from the exons ATGAAGCGTGCGGCGGTTTCTTGCGCAGGTCTCCGTTACTCGGCGATCTTCCTCCTCGCGTGCTCTGCTTCCGCTTGCCCCCGTCGAGCGAGGGTTGAGTGGAGCCGGACCATGGCGGAGGTAGAAGACGCGGTGGgcgcgccgccgacggcgacgacgacggagtCCGAGGGCACCACCACGGACGACGAGCATCTCTCGCCGACCTGCGCCTGCGGCGGCAGGGGCCCACGCGGGGGCCGCATCAAGATCCTCTGCAGCTTCGGCGGCCGCATCGTGCCCCGCCCGCACGACGGCGTCCTCAAGTACGTCGGCGGGGAAACCCGCGTCCTCCCCGTGCCCCGATCCATCCCCTTCCGCG agatgaagaagaaggtcGAGGAGATGTTCAAGACGGAAGTGGCCGCGATCAAGTACCAGCTCCTCTCCCTCGCCGAGGACCTCGACGTGCTCGTCTCCGTCACCTGCGACCAGGACCTGGTCCACATGCTGGAGGAGTACGACCGCCTCGAGGCCAAGCGGTCGCCGACCGCGTCCCCGCGCTTCCGCGTCTACGTCTTCGCGCCgcagcccgccgcgccgctcctgtCGGCCGCCGCGCCTGCCCGCCACGCCGGCCTGTCGCGCCTCCACCCGcagcacctccaccaccaccagcagcagcacccgCACCACCACTTCCAGGCGGAGCGCTACGTGGCCACCGTGCCCGTCTCGCCGGACGGGAGCCCGCCGTTCCCGGCCCAGCCGCACGGCGCCGTCTCCGCGGGCAACTCGCCGCGCGCCAACGCCGTCCTCGGCCTCGGGATGCAGCGCGTGCGGAGCACGCCGAACCTCGGCGccctggacgcggcggcgcagcacctgcagcagcacgcggcggacggcggcggcgtgccgggCTACGTGGGCGGCTCGCCgagccacgccggcggcgcgggccgcctCCTGCTGCATTCGAACAGCTTCCACCAGTACCAGCACCAGtacacgccggcgccggcggccgcgccgcacCATGCCGGGCGGTACGACGCGCGCGGCGGGTACGTCAGGGTGGGCAACTACCTGGCGCCAATGGCGGCGCCTCCTTCCCGGCCGGTCTCGAGGGGAGGACTGGCGCCGCACAGCGAGATGGTCAAGTCTGCGATCGTGTGGGACTGA